A genomic window from Rhizobiaceae bacterium includes:
- the tagH gene encoding type VI secretion system-associated FHA domain protein TagH, producing MSLILKLEHGPRTQAMREARLDKGELLIGRSSEADWQIEDPDMFVSRAHCRITGDQSGYFVTDLSSSGLFIDGSPDPLGSGNSTRLRNGMRLRLGDYVLWVEVAAGGDAQPAPSAARPAPANSSNLESDDFFSIRTEEEPARPRPSDLPTPFEQQRTTGHQPPPAAGNRNGPAFDDPFSLDPLASPGPGNDPFGGSAKPRPPVERTAIDLPQGLDDFSFGTSRSETFGQAAKPANGNPQPAAKEPARPDPWELPAPAPAPVAPPPPSVARAPDPPAAATVSEQALRAAFMRGLGLPDHDAADADPIAEMERLGREYRLMMDGLMQLLRKRAEEKNNARVAQTVVGSTEVNPLKFLPGVDDALAVVLSGRSPGFLNGEAAIIDSVRDLAGHHVRAWRGVQGALRRMIDRFDPAAIEEELKSGSTLGAALSGGRRAMLWELYRKRHREIAQSAETRFLGEIGADFRDAYEEE from the coding sequence ATGAGCCTGATACTGAAGCTGGAACATGGGCCGCGCACCCAGGCGATGCGCGAGGCCCGGCTCGACAAGGGCGAACTCCTGATCGGTCGCAGTTCGGAGGCGGACTGGCAGATCGAGGACCCCGACATGTTCGTTTCACGGGCGCACTGCCGCATCACCGGCGACCAGAGCGGCTATTTCGTGACCGACCTTTCTTCCAGCGGCCTGTTCATCGACGGCTCGCCCGATCCGCTGGGCTCCGGCAATTCCACGCGGCTCAGGAACGGCATGCGGCTGCGGCTCGGCGACTATGTGCTCTGGGTGGAGGTGGCGGCGGGCGGCGACGCCCAGCCCGCCCCAAGCGCCGCGCGCCCCGCCCCCGCCAACAGCAGCAACCTCGAAAGCGACGACTTTTTCTCCATCCGCACCGAGGAGGAACCGGCAAGGCCGCGCCCGTCCGACCTGCCCACGCCCTTCGAGCAGCAGCGCACGACCGGCCACCAGCCGCCGCCCGCCGCAGGCAATCGCAACGGCCCGGCCTTCGACGACCCGTTCAGCCTCGATCCTCTCGCCTCCCCCGGTCCCGGAAACGATCCATTCGGCGGCTCCGCGAAACCCCGCCCGCCTGTGGAGCGGACGGCGATCGACCTCCCGCAGGGCCTCGACGATTTCAGCTTCGGCACCAGCCGTTCGGAGACGTTCGGGCAGGCTGCGAAGCCGGCTAACGGAAACCCTCAGCCGGCTGCGAAGGAGCCCGCGCGGCCCGACCCATGGGAGCTTCCGGCCCCTGCCCCGGCGCCCGTCGCCCCGCCGCCGCCAAGCGTGGCGCGCGCGCCCGATCCGCCGGCTGCCGCCACGGTTTCCGAACAGGCGTTGCGCGCGGCATTCATGCGCGGCCTCGGCCTTCCCGACCATGATGCGGCGGACGCCGACCCCATCGCGGAGATGGAACGGCTCGGGCGCGAATACCGGCTGATGATGGACGGGCTGATGCAATTGCTGCGCAAGCGCGCGGAGGAGAAGAACAATGCGCGCGTCGCGCAGACCGTGGTCGGCTCGACCGAGGTCAACCCGCTGAAATTCCTGCCCGGCGTGGACGATGCGCTGGCCGTGGTCCTTTCGGGGCGCAGCCCCGGCTTCCTCAACGGGGAGGCGGCAATCATCGATTCGGTGCGCGACCTCGCGGGCCACCATGTGCGCGCCTGGCGTGGCGTGCAGGGCGCGCTGCGACGGATGATCGACCGCTTCGACCCGGCGGCGATCGAGGAGGAGCTGAAATCCGGCTCAACGCTCGGCGCGGCCCTTTCGGGGGGCCGCCGCGCGATGCTCTGGGAGCTTTACCGCAAACGCCACCGCGAAATCGCCCAAAGCGCCGAAACGCGCTTTCTGGGCGAGATCGGCGCTGATTTTCGTGACGCCTATGAGGAAGAGTGA
- the tssJ gene encoding type VI secretion system lipoprotein TssJ, producing MINRRDLIAAFGATGFLAACQSGPPKPSTVTVNLAGNAGMNPGPGGGDRPVTVMIYRLRSTAAFNQADYFALQGGAAGVLGGDLIGSDSIAVAPGATASKTITVEPEAAALGFVALIRDPGGRNWKTTKSVSAGSTVTINVKLGSGGISA from the coding sequence ATGATAAACCGTCGTGACCTCATCGCAGCCTTCGGCGCAACCGGCTTTCTCGCCGCCTGCCAGAGCGGCCCGCCGAAACCGTCCACCGTCACCGTGAACCTTGCCGGAAACGCCGGGATGAACCCCGGCCCCGGCGGCGGCGACCGCCCGGTCACGGTGATGATCTACCGGCTGCGCAGCACGGCGGCGTTCAACCAGGCCGACTATTTCGCCTTGCAGGGGGGTGCTGCGGGCGTTCTCGGCGGTGACCTGATCGGCTCGGACTCCATCGCCGTCGCGCCGGGGGCGACCGCCTCCAAGACGATCACGGTGGAGCCGGAGGCGGCAGCGCTGGGCTTTGTGGCGCTGATCCGCGACCCCGGCGGGCGAAACTGGAAAACCACCAAATCCGTCTCCGCCGGATCGACGGTAACGATCAACGTGAAACTGGGGAGCGGCGGGATTTCCGCCTGA
- the tssK gene encoding type VI secretion system baseplate subunit TssK: protein MTDANRVLWSEGLFLRTQHFQQQDRYMEATVRGALQAGRLQTYGFRSLTLDHALLEAGQVAVLSARGLFPDGTPFAIPETMDPPAPLAVSADVPAGPVLIAVPLEPEGGVGFDPAHASPSGARYRGRIVSVNDAVQGGADPEEIEIARPEALLLPPGKSVGGYTALPIAEIKGLKADGSVSMVDTFLPPTLITAAAPWYARLLQELISGLDAIADAHGKVVLGGPGRSVEDLLMLQLANAARPRLAHMLAQDVFHPAELYMELAGLAGSMATYGSSSRRLTELPPYDHMAPAPAFVALADTLRSLILSLRYVEPKSRALPVMKHSTNVWKVRIDNPKLLTSSRIVVRVGSELSEDALRKIFVNQVTVGAADEFEGLWKSRLPGIPLKPLHSQPREIPYDGDRLCLELDQRSEHWASLLDAPGFVIGVSGVLPSEPQVDCFSVNR from the coding sequence ATGACCGACGCGAACAGGGTGTTATGGTCCGAGGGGCTGTTCCTCAGGACACAGCACTTCCAGCAGCAGGACCGCTACATGGAAGCGACGGTGCGCGGAGCGTTGCAGGCGGGCCGCCTGCAAACCTACGGGTTCCGCTCGCTGACGCTGGATCATGCGCTTCTGGAGGCCGGGCAGGTCGCGGTGCTTTCGGCGCGCGGCCTGTTCCCCGACGGCACGCCCTTCGCCATACCGGAGACGATGGACCCCCCTGCCCCGCTGGCGGTTTCCGCCGACGTACCGGCAGGCCCGGTGCTGATCGCCGTGCCGCTCGAACCGGAGGGCGGCGTCGGCTTCGACCCCGCCCATGCCAGCCCGAGCGGGGCGCGCTATCGCGGCCGCATCGTCTCGGTCAATGATGCCGTGCAGGGCGGCGCGGACCCCGAGGAAATCGAGATCGCGCGGCCCGAGGCGCTGCTGCTGCCGCCCGGCAAGTCCGTGGGCGGCTACACCGCGCTGCCGATCGCCGAGATCAAGGGGCTGAAGGCCGACGGCAGCGTGTCGATGGTCGATACGTTCCTGCCGCCGACGCTCATCACCGCCGCCGCGCCCTGGTATGCCCGGCTGTTGCAGGAACTGATTTCAGGGCTCGACGCCATTGCCGACGCGCATGGCAAGGTGGTGCTGGGCGGGCCGGGGCGCAGCGTCGAGGACCTGCTGATGCTGCAATTGGCCAACGCCGCCCGCCCGCGCCTTGCCCACATGCTGGCGCAGGACGTGTTCCACCCCGCCGAACTCTACATGGAGCTGGCGGGGCTGGCAGGATCGATGGCGACCTACGGATCGAGTTCGCGACGGCTGACAGAGCTGCCGCCCTATGACCACATGGCGCCCGCGCCTGCCTTCGTGGCGCTTGCCGACACGCTGCGCTCGCTGATCCTCAGCCTGCGCTATGTCGAGCCGAAATCGCGCGCGCTGCCGGTGATGAAGCATTCGACCAATGTGTGGAAGGTGCGCATCGACAATCCGAAGCTGCTGACGTCGAGCCGCATCGTGGTGCGGGTCGGCTCGGAGCTTTCCGAGGATGCGCTGCGCAAGATCTTCGTCAACCAGGTGACGGTGGGCGCGGCGGACGAGTTCGAAGGGCTGTGGAAATCGCGCCTGCCGGGCATCCCGCTGAAGCCGCTTCATTCGCAGCCGCGCGAAATCCCCTATGACGGCGACCGGCTGTGCCTCGAACTGGACCAGCGCAGCGAGCACTGGGCCTCGCTGCTCGACGCGCCGGGCTTCGTGATCGGCGTTTCGGGCGTGCTGCCCAGCGAGCCGCAGGTCGACTGCTTTTCGGTGAACAGGTAG
- the icmH gene encoding type IVB secretion system protein IcmH/DotU, with protein sequence MSKDDPFGLSEDRERTRIRLVDTPAQRRGAPPEPQPYAPGPAYVPSSANAVAVNRARAHPNALVSAFAPLLEFAPELESALPPENPETLRTRLLDTLVRSRDAAVASGASLERADQAAWAVAALLDDLALNTPWGGASAWPRQPLVVMLRGDVDTGTQFFVRLEELERNPARDPQLLELLYFCLALGFRGKYRVPGRAGDRSLNAVRVATARFLRNPDTESAPISPHWKGVVASDEPPRFIVPIWVMALAAVVLATAVYAGLSMGLSSQATELSTLVRALPPPDRVGITRMVAKEPTPPPPPPVVDFALLPEFQAAAPEALRAALKGNESISLARLVIQASDPELFQSSRAELSDGFDPLIASVAKVIVDNEELIGNVTVVGHTDSVPLQRSNPLSTNQRLSEARAATIADILVQNGVPRDRVKSEGRAATDPVADNATREGRALNRRVEVLVEKRL encoded by the coding sequence ATGAGCAAGGACGATCCTTTCGGACTGTCGGAGGATCGAGAGCGGACCCGCATCCGCCTTGTGGACACGCCCGCGCAGCGGCGGGGCGCGCCGCCCGAGCCTCAACCCTATGCGCCCGGCCCTGCCTATGTGCCCTCCTCGGCCAATGCGGTTGCGGTGAACCGCGCCCGCGCGCACCCAAACGCGCTGGTCAGCGCCTTTGCGCCGCTGCTTGAATTCGCGCCGGAACTGGAAAGCGCCCTGCCGCCGGAAAACCCGGAAACGCTGCGCACGCGCCTGCTCGACACGCTGGTGCGTTCACGCGATGCGGCGGTGGCCTCGGGCGCCTCGCTGGAGCGCGCCGATCAGGCCGCATGGGCGGTGGCCGCGCTGCTCGACGACCTCGCGCTCAACACGCCGTGGGGCGGCGCGAGCGCCTGGCCGCGCCAGCCGCTGGTGGTCATGCTGCGCGGCGATGTGGACACCGGGACCCAGTTCTTCGTGCGGCTGGAGGAACTGGAGCGCAATCCGGCGCGCGACCCGCAGCTTCTCGAACTGCTCTATTTCTGTCTGGCGCTCGGCTTTCGCGGAAAATACCGCGTGCCTGGCCGCGCAGGCGACCGCTCGCTGAACGCCGTGCGCGTCGCCACCGCGCGCTTCCTGCGCAACCCGGACACCGAAAGCGCGCCGATCTCGCCGCACTGGAAGGGCGTCGTCGCGTCCGACGAGCCGCCGCGCTTCATCGTGCCGATCTGGGTAATGGCGCTGGCTGCGGTCGTGCTCGCCACCGCCGTCTATGCGGGGCTGTCGATGGGCCTGTCCTCGCAGGCGACCGAGCTTTCCACGCTGGTGCGCGCCCTGCCGCCGCCCGACCGCGTCGGCATCACCCGCATGGTGGCGAAGGAGCCGACGCCGCCGCCCCCGCCGCCGGTGGTGGATTTCGCGCTTCTGCCGGAGTTTCAGGCGGCGGCTCCCGAGGCGCTGCGCGCAGCGCTCAAGGGCAATGAGAGCATCTCGCTTGCCCGCCTCGTCATACAGGCTTCCGACCCCGAGCTTTTCCAGTCGTCGCGCGCCGAGCTTTCCGACGGGTTCGATCCGCTGATCGCCTCCGTGGCGAAGGTCATCGTCGACAATGAGGAGCTGATCGGCAACGTCACCGTCGTCGGCCACACCGACAGCGTGCCGCTCCAGCGCAGCAATCCGCTGTCCACCAACCAGCGGCTTTCCGAGGCGCGCGCGGCGACCATCGCCGACATCCTCGTGCAAAACGGCGTGCCGCGCGATCGCGTGAAGTCCGAGGGCCGCGCCGCCACCGACCCGGTGGCGGACAACGCGACGCGTGAAGGGCGCGCCCTGAACCGTCGCGTGGAAGTGCTGGTCGAGAAGAGGCTGTAG
- the tssM gene encoding type VI secretion system membrane subunit TssM, whose translation MFILRFIWAVLTSRILWMLIGLALLSLLIWVFGPIISVGSAQPLADDTVRIVVIAALVILWLIWMIVAQRRAMRANRMFVQEIAAPAPEPAAPSPGEESVAAVGAKFQGVVSELRRRKLGKRFLREMPWYVIVGPPATGKTTALKQSGLNFPFDLSDDLHGVGGTRNCDWFFTENAVLIDTAGRYVQQESQPDVDATEWLGFLDLLKKHRGRRALNGVIVALSVDALSEGDDAIREHGRKIRRRLAELNERLEIRLPVYLMLTKADLIKGFEQFFGGLSTAGREQVWGTTFALDRRIDAKAVAAEISALSRELEGQLVPKLEAEDNLQGRAEIFRFPAQLESLSEPIQLLIETVAGETRYEEAPWLRGIYLTSATQEGAPIDRLTAALSGSFGLPPKRSMLAPRIERRSFFLKNLLTEVIFREAGLGTFDPAALRRRAWIWRGAAAACGLAVIGAGALFTLSYFDNRQAVTTQSGQLEALQRPLAAAAAEPVQVEQPSLDTALAAMDEVVAARVEPPSALRNEAGPSAGAELAQAQADAYDRTLRNVLEPRMVAALEATMWRQIREPEFMLGALKTYRMMTGLSQMDTDFVQDWWVNQLPDFAPVALFPTETAEEHQLAAIRRMAIDDSYIQPDQALVAEALKSVCTISLPARAYKQLLADPDVAGLPEWVPANFAGPNGAKVFTRTSGKTLRSGIAGAFTYAGFHDAILDRVEDVSAQAALDRAVFAGGCSENAETSVPALTEDVLKLYYEDFIAQWDSFLRDMRLAPLTNLLVASDNLKDLSSADSALKRLLTAVVRETDLTRSEDEDEGGGDNKAQKKAGNKLLGKLGKLGKLAKAGAKLLPKAGSSDQVDLTGTLVAEHFKPLKGTIAEVDGQPPALDAAVVALTALSNVLQTVNATPDPSEAIKKQGGLAELTGAVARQAQILPDPVDDWLGGIAGDTSGLTQKAVTSELNAIWRAEILPFCQAALNNRYPFDASSAVDVNVKDFARLFGPAGMIDAFTNDHLLTYVDTTTQPWKWRADFGLDPSALAAFEQARHIRDDLFPGGTGPVMSFTLEPKDLSPTVSRVSLNLDGQTLVYFNNATRPQPMTWPGKDGTGAISLAFQPIDGSPEVMVTETGSWAWLRLLRAGRFTATSLADVYNLRLGAQGFYADFELKAASVENPYNLEMFKKFTCPAQI comes from the coding sequence ATGTTCATCTTGCGCTTCATCTGGGCGGTCCTCACCTCTCGCATCCTGTGGATGCTGATCGGGCTTGCGCTGCTTTCGCTGCTGATCTGGGTGTTCGGCCCGATCATCAGCGTGGGGTCCGCGCAGCCGCTCGCCGACGACACGGTGCGCATCGTGGTGATCGCCGCGCTGGTCATATTGTGGCTGATCTGGATGATCGTCGCGCAGCGCCGCGCTATGCGGGCAAACCGCATGTTCGTGCAGGAGATCGCCGCGCCCGCGCCCGAACCCGCCGCACCCTCCCCCGGCGAGGAAAGCGTCGCCGCCGTCGGCGCGAAGTTTCAGGGCGTGGTGAGCGAGTTGCGCCGCCGCAAGCTCGGCAAGCGCTTCCTGCGCGAGATGCCGTGGTATGTGATCGTCGGGCCGCCCGCCACCGGCAAGACCACGGCGCTGAAGCAATCGGGGCTGAACTTCCCCTTCGACCTGTCGGACGACCTTCACGGCGTGGGCGGCACGCGCAACTGCGACTGGTTCTTCACCGAGAACGCGGTGCTGATCGACACCGCCGGGCGCTATGTGCAGCAGGAAAGCCAGCCCGATGTCGACGCCACCGAGTGGCTGGGCTTTCTCGACCTGTTGAAGAAGCACCGCGGCCGCCGCGCGCTGAACGGGGTCATCGTCGCGCTCTCGGTCGATGCGCTGTCGGAAGGCGACGACGCGATCCGCGAGCATGGCCGCAAGATACGCCGCCGCCTTGCCGAACTGAACGAAAGGCTGGAAATCCGCCTGCCGGTCTACCTGATGCTGACCAAGGCCGATCTCATCAAGGGCTTCGAGCAGTTCTTCGGCGGGCTGTCCACCGCCGGACGGGAACAGGTCTGGGGCACGACCTTCGCGCTCGACAGGCGCATCGACGCCAAGGCCGTCGCCGCCGAGATTTCGGCGCTCTCGCGCGAACTCGAAGGGCAACTCGTGCCGAAGCTGGAGGCGGAGGACAATCTTCAGGGCCGCGCCGAGATTTTCCGCTTTCCGGCACAGCTCGAAAGCCTGTCCGAGCCGATACAGCTTCTGATCGAGACCGTGGCGGGTGAGACGCGCTATGAGGAAGCGCCGTGGCTGCGCGGCATCTACCTGACATCGGCGACGCAGGAAGGCGCGCCGATCGACCGGCTGACCGCTGCCCTTTCAGGCTCTTTCGGCCTGCCGCCGAAGCGCTCCATGCTGGCCCCCCGGATCGAGCGGCGCAGCTTCTTCCTCAAGAACCTGCTCACCGAAGTCATCTTCAGGGAGGCGGGGCTCGGCACGTTCGATCCGGCGGCGCTGAGGCGGCGCGCGTGGATCTGGCGCGGCGCGGCGGCCGCCTGCGGCCTCGCGGTGATCGGCGCGGGCGCGCTGTTCACGCTTTCCTATTTCGACAACCGGCAGGCGGTCACAACGCAGTCGGGCCAGCTCGAAGCCTTGCAGCGCCCGCTCGCGGCGGCTGCCGCCGAACCCGTGCAGGTGGAGCAGCCGAGCCTCGACACCGCGCTGGCGGCAATGGACGAGGTGGTCGCGGCGCGCGTCGAGCCACCATCCGCGCTGCGCAACGAGGCCGGGCCGTCCGCCGGGGCGGAACTGGCGCAGGCGCAGGCCGACGCCTATGACCGCACGCTGCGCAACGTTCTCGAACCGCGCATGGTGGCGGCGCTCGAAGCCACGATGTGGCGGCAGATTCGCGAGCCGGAATTCATGCTCGGCGCGCTCAAGACCTACCGCATGATGACCGGCCTGTCGCAGATGGACACAGATTTCGTGCAGGACTGGTGGGTCAATCAGTTGCCGGATTTCGCACCGGTCGCGCTGTTCCCGACAGAGACGGCGGAAGAGCACCAGCTGGCGGCGATCCGGCGCATGGCGATCGACGACAGCTACATCCAGCCCGACCAGGCGCTGGTCGCCGAGGCGCTGAAAAGCGTGTGCACCATCTCGCTGCCCGCCCGCGCCTACAAGCAATTGCTGGCCGATCCCGACGTCGCCGGGCTGCCGGAATGGGTCCCCGCCAATTTCGCAGGACCGAACGGGGCGAAGGTGTTCACGCGCACCTCGGGCAAGACGCTCCGCAGCGGCATTGCGGGCGCCTTCACCTATGCGGGCTTCCATGACGCGATCCTCGACCGGGTCGAGGATGTCTCGGCGCAGGCCGCGCTCGACCGCGCGGTCTTTGCGGGCGGCTGCTCGGAAAACGCGGAGACATCCGTGCCTGCCCTGACCGAGGACGTGCTGAAGCTCTATTACGAGGACTTCATCGCGCAGTGGGACAGCTTTCTGCGCGACATGCGCCTTGCGCCGCTGACCAATCTGCTGGTCGCCAGCGACAACCTCAAGGACTTGTCCTCGGCCGACTCCGCGCTGAAGCGGCTGCTGACCGCCGTCGTGCGCGAAACGGACCTGACGCGCAGCGAGGACGAGGACGAAGGCGGCGGCGACAACAAGGCGCAGAAGAAGGCCGGGAACAAGCTGCTGGGCAAGCTCGGAAAGCTCGGCAAGTTGGCGAAGGCGGGCGCGAAGCTTCTGCCCAAGGCGGGTTCGTCGGACCAGGTGGACCTGACCGGCACGCTGGTGGCGGAGCATTTCAAGCCGCTGAAAGGCACCATCGCCGAAGTCGACGGCCAGCCGCCCGCGCTCGACGCCGCCGTGGTTGCGCTGACCGCGCTTTCCAACGTGCTCCAGACGGTCAACGCGACGCCCGACCCGAGCGAGGCGATCAAGAAGCAGGGCGGACTGGCGGAACTGACCGGCGCGGTGGCGCGGCAGGCGCAGATCCTGCCCGACCCGGTTGACGACTGGCTCGGCGGCATCGCGGGCGACACGAGCGGCCTGACGCAAAAGGCAGTGACGTCCGAGCTGAACGCCATCTGGCGGGCCGAGATCCTGCCCTTCTGCCAGGCAGCGCTCAACAATCGCTATCCCTTCGACGCCAGCAGCGCGGTGGATGTCAACGTCAAGGATTTCGCCCGTCTGTTCGGGCCTGCCGGAATGATCGACGCCTTCACCAACGACCACCTGCTGACCTATGTGGACACCACGACCCAGCCGTGGAAATGGCGCGCCGATTTCGGCCTCGATCCTTCCGCGCTTGCGGCATTCGAGCAGGCCCGCCACATACGCGACGACCTGTTTCCGGGCGGGACCGGCCCGGTGATGAGCTTCACGCTCGAACCGAAGGACCTGTCGCCCACGGTCTCGCGCGTCTCGCTCAATCTCGACGGGCAGACGCTCGTCTATTTCAACAATGCGACGCGCCCGCAGCCGATGACATGGCCCGGCAAGGACGGCACGGGTGCGATCTCGCTCGCCTTCCAGCCGATCGACGGCTCGCCGGAGGTGATGGTCACCGAAACCGGAAGCTGGGCGTGGCTGCGCCTGCTGCGGGCGGGCCGCTTCACCGCCACCTCGCTGGCGGACGTCTACAATCTGCGTCTCGGCGCTCAGGGCTTCTATGCCGATTTCGAGCTGAAGGCCGCCAGCGTCGAGAACCCCTACAATCTCGAAATGTTCAAGAAATTCACCTGTCCGGCACAGATATGA
- the tagF gene encoding type VI secretion system-associated protein TagF, which yields MTTGFFGKIPATGDFIASGLPRVFVDRWDRWMSMELRARPDDGALDPRAWRFAIRAGIFGDQPCAGVWRMSRDRIGRRYPFAVVRLGAPPDAADPWYDAVAAIVQGMVEEERAQNWIAGRIAALPEPGSADSRDRIAFWLDDWEVHELAFADIHDLAENGLPAMRAARPETETL from the coding sequence ATGACCACCGGCTTCTTCGGCAAGATTCCCGCCACGGGCGACTTCATCGCCTCGGGCCTGCCGCGCGTCTTCGTGGACCGCTGGGACCGCTGGATGTCGATGGAACTTCGGGCGCGGCCCGACGACGGCGCGCTCGACCCGCGCGCCTGGCGCTTCGCGATCCGGGCGGGCATTTTCGGCGACCAGCCCTGCGCGGGCGTGTGGCGCATGAGCCGCGACCGCATCGGCAGGCGCTATCCGTTCGCGGTCGTGCGGCTCGGGGCCCCGCCCGACGCCGCCGACCCGTGGTACGACGCGGTTGCGGCGATCGTGCAGGGCATGGTCGAGGAGGAACGCGCGCAAAACTGGATCGCCGGGCGCATCGCCGCCTTGCCCGAGCCGGGCAGCGCCGACAGCCGCGACCGCATCGCCTTCTGGCTCGACGACTGGGAGGTGCACGAACTGGCCTTTGCCGACATTCACGACCTTGCCGAAAACGGGCTACCCGCCATGCGCGCGGCGCGGCCGGAAACGGAGACGCTCTAG
- a CDS encoding DUF4150 domain-containing protein, with protein sequence MACTVFAEKLGWFHQSSGGTGTAPGDVCLSPPPPPTGPVPVPYVNMLFASDLTKGSKSVKADGSPTALENSSEIATSTGNEAGTQGGGVVTHVTKGKGSFSLWSFTVKVEGKGVCRHTDPILQNESCTPPNCTAPGARTLLENKLIELGIEPGTPCPKPYESEKHRPGITQAQEDEVYGKKCWECAKQIRAGKKPKTPGGKWMRKSGYEARYGRRRRKIYKNRDRKRMTPDHQPPLNRAWELGGCHLKTAGFKELMSQPEMVRPHCRAHSNSQGTKVKAAADALRASRGG encoded by the coding sequence GTGGCATGCACCGTCTTTGCAGAGAAACTGGGCTGGTTCCACCAGAGTAGTGGCGGAACCGGCACGGCGCCCGGCGACGTGTGCCTCAGCCCACCTCCGCCGCCGACCGGTCCTGTTCCCGTACCCTACGTCAACATGCTGTTTGCCAGCGACCTCACGAAAGGCAGCAAGAGCGTCAAGGCCGACGGCAGCCCGACCGCGCTGGAGAACAGTTCCGAGATCGCCACCAGCACCGGCAACGAGGCGGGCACGCAGGGCGGCGGCGTGGTCACCCACGTCACCAAGGGGAAAGGCAGCTTCTCGCTTTGGTCCTTCACGGTGAAGGTCGAGGGCAAGGGAGTTTGCCGCCATACAGATCCGATCTTGCAGAACGAGTCATGCACGCCACCGAACTGCACCGCGCCGGGCGCGAGAACGCTTCTTGAAAACAAGCTCATCGAACTCGGCATCGAGCCGGGAACGCCCTGCCCGAAACCGTATGAAAGCGAGAAGCATCGGCCCGGCATTACCCAGGCACAGGAGGACGAGGTTTACGGCAAGAAGTGTTGGGAGTGCGCCAAGCAGATCCGGGCAGGCAAAAAGCCAAAGACCCCCGGCGGCAAGTGGATGCGAAAGTCGGGCTACGAAGCGAGGTACGGCAGGAGGCGGAGGAAGATATACAAGAACCGGGATCGCAAGAGAATGACCCCGGACCACCAGCCCCCGCTAAACCGCGCATGGGAACTTGGAGGCTGCCATCTCAAGACTGCCGGGTTCAAGGAACTGATGAGCCAGCCGGAAATGGTCCGGCCGCATTGCCGCGCACATTCAAACAGCCAGGGCACCAAGGTCAAGGCAGCCGCCGACGCATTGCGAGCCAGCCGCGGAGGCTAG
- a CDS encoding DUF2169 domain-containing protein, whose product MSAAVWLENRTPFDAETHIQLNSDGQEVLVVMLSASFQSDPEDGGLRPADEQLPVTFGDVPFGNPVLSSNRYEADIAPVKPAAEILVNGTAYAPNGKPAREMQVGIRVGAMRKVLNVVGDRIYDMGSFSAPAPFRTMPVVYERSYGGTTPDGKIDQRNPVGVGFHHAPSADPSVRTEAPNITYPGEPFLSPSDRPRPAGFGAVGRGWQPRLSYAGSYDKAWLDSQWPLPPKDFDPRHNLSTPEDQQLPRLAGGESVTLVGLTPSGRWDFRLPRVTAPVRLIFDDRIEDTEFAPDTVLIEPDFERITLKARLSFTLRRNAPSLREIVFGHVSPVWLSARRKRKAYFNPLGGDGTLTDQPVWHP is encoded by the coding sequence ATGAGTGCGGCTGTCTGGCTTGAAAATCGCACGCCTTTTGATGCCGAAACGCATATCCAGCTCAATTCAGATGGTCAGGAAGTGCTGGTCGTGATGCTGTCGGCCAGCTTTCAGTCCGACCCGGAAGACGGTGGATTGCGCCCCGCTGATGAGCAGCTGCCCGTTACGTTTGGCGACGTGCCTTTCGGAAATCCGGTCCTTTCGTCGAACCGCTACGAGGCCGACATAGCGCCGGTCAAGCCGGCTGCGGAAATACTCGTCAACGGCACTGCGTACGCGCCGAATGGCAAGCCTGCACGCGAGATGCAGGTCGGCATCCGCGTCGGCGCGATGCGCAAGGTGCTCAATGTCGTTGGGGACCGGATCTACGATATGGGCAGCTTCAGCGCGCCCGCTCCATTCCGCACCATGCCGGTCGTCTACGAGCGCTCCTATGGCGGCACGACGCCCGATGGCAAGATCGATCAGCGCAATCCGGTGGGTGTCGGCTTTCACCATGCGCCTTCCGCCGATCCCTCGGTGAGGACGGAAGCGCCCAACATTACCTATCCGGGCGAGCCTTTTCTCAGCCCTTCGGATCGTCCAAGACCGGCCGGTTTCGGCGCTGTAGGACGCGGTTGGCAGCCGCGCCTCAGCTATGCCGGCAGCTATGACAAGGCCTGGCTCGATTCACAATGGCCCCTGCCGCCGAAGGATTTTGATCCGCGCCACAATCTTTCCACCCCGGAGGACCAGCAATTGCCGCGTCTTGCCGGCGGAGAAAGTGTCACGCTTGTTGGCCTCACCCCGTCAGGACGCTGGGATTTCCGGCTGCCGCGCGTCACTGCTCCGGTCAGGCTCATCTTCGACGACAGGATCGAAGATACCGAATTCGCGCCCGACACAGTGCTGATCGAGCCTGATTTCGAACGCATCACCCTGAAGGCCCGGCTATCCTTTACGCTGCGTCGGAACGCACCCTCGCTGAGGGAGATCGTTTTCGGCCACGTATCGCCGGTATGGCTGAGTGCTCGACGCAAGCGCAAGGCATATTTCAATCCTCTGGGCGGCGACGGCACCTTGACGGACCAGCCGGTATGGCATCCTTGA